A single genomic interval of Lathyrus oleraceus cultivar Zhongwan6 chromosome 7, CAAS_Psat_ZW6_1.0, whole genome shotgun sequence harbors:
- the LOC127105720 gene encoding F-box protein At5g07670: MSFSTEVKMNHYQNEKENPNPNPNPSSPLKKRGARWSDLWLKHTKSKPLDQMVVAAAAAMQLHSLTSPRKSNSTLIPNFSIIDRTLLLSDVILLKILSMLPDSDSQRNSNSLVCKRWLNLQGRLVRSIRILDWNFLLSGRLIHRFPNLNHVDLIPGCLILARSRDILMSGNVLSMHVDSGCSPNWYNCEENMLPVEVIDNGLSALAGACPNLRRVQVIGASEMGLLSVAEECPTLQELELQRCSDNVLRGIAACGNLQILKLVGSVEGFYGSVVSDIGLTILAQGCKRLVKLELCGCEGSFDGIKAIGKCCQMLEELTLCDHRMDDGWLAAVSYCENLKTLRLQSCKRIDLNLGVDEYLGSFPALQRLHLQKCQLRDKKSVSALFSVCRTVREIIIQDCWGLDNGMFGFASVCRCVKLLHIEGCSFLTTEGLDSVIHSWKELQSLRVVSCKNIKDSEITLSLATLFTTLKELKWRPDTKSLLQSSLVAIGIGKKGGKFFKRTLT; encoded by the exons ATGTCGTTTTCGACTGAGGTGAAGATGAATCATTATCAGAACGAGAAAGAAAACCCTAACCCTAATCCTAATCCAAGTTCGCCATTGAAGAAACGAGGAGCTAGGTGGTCTGATTTATGGCTAAAACACACCAAATCGAAGCCGTTAGACCAAAtggttgttgctgctgctgctgcaATGCAGCTTCACTCTCTCACTTCTCCTCGCAAATCAAACAGCACGTTAATCCCTAATTTCTCAATCATTGATCGAACGCTGTTATTATCCGATGTGATTCTTCTCAAGATTCTTTCAATGCTGCCTGATTCTGATTCACAGAGGAATTCTAATTCGCTTGTTTGTAAAAGATGGTTGAATCTCCAAGGTCGTCTCGTTCGTTCGATTAGGATTCTTGATTGGAACTTTCTTTTATCTGGTAGGTTGATTCATAGGTTTCCGAATCTTAATCATGTTGATTTGATTCCTGGGTGTTTGATTTTGGCGCGGAGTAGGGATATTTTGATGAGTGGTAATGTTTTGTCTATGCATGTTGATTCGGGGTGTTCGCCCAATTGGTATAATTGTGAGGAGAATATGCTTCCTGTTGAGGTTATTGATAATGGGTTGAGTGCTTTGGCTGGTGCGTGTCCGAATTTGAGGAGGGTGCAAGTGATTGGTGCTAGTGAGATGGGTTTGCTTAGTGTGGCGGAAGAATGTCCTACTTTGCAGGAATTGGAGCTTCAGAGGTGTAGTGATAATGTGTTGCGCGGGATAGCGGCGTGTGGGAATTTGCAGATTTTGAAATTGGTTGGGAGTGTTGAAGGTTTTTATGGTTCTGTGGTTTCAGATATTGGATTGACTATTTTGGCTCAGGGTTGTAAGAGGCTTGTGAAGCTTGAGCTTTGTGGTTGTGAAGGTAGTTTTGATGGGATTAAGGCTATTGGGAAGTGTTGTCAGATGTTGGAGGAGTTGACTTTGTGTGATCATAGGATGGATGACGGGTGGTTGGCTGCGGTTTCGTATTGCGAAAATTTGAAGACGTTGAGGTTACAGTCTTGTAAGAGGATTGATTTGAATCTGGGGGTCGATGAGTATTTGGGTTCTTTTCCTGCACTTCAAAGGCTGCATTTACAGAAATGTCAGTTGCGGGATAAGAAGAGTGTTTCCGCTTTGTTTTCTGTTTGCAGGACTGTTAGGGAGATTATTATTCAGGATTGCTGGGGATTGGATAATGGCATGTTCGGCTTTGCAAGTGTTTGCAG GTGTGTAAAATTGCTTCACATAGAAGGATGCTCATTTCTAACAACAGAAGGTTTGGATTCTGTAATACATTCATGGAAGGAGCTTCAAAGCCTTAGAGTAGTCTCATGTAAGAATATAAAGGATAGTGAAATCACTCTTTCACTTGCAACCTTATTTACCACTCTCAAAGAATTGAAATGGAGGCCAGATACCAAATCACTTCTTCAATCAAGTCTTGTGGCGATAGGTATAGGAAAGAAAGGTGGGAAGTTTTTTAAAAGAACTCTGACATGA